The following are encoded in a window of Centroberyx gerrardi isolate f3 chromosome 1, fCenGer3.hap1.cur.20231027, whole genome shotgun sequence genomic DNA:
- the def8 gene encoding differentially expressed in FDCP 8 homolog isoform X2 encodes MEYDEKLAIFRQSRLNPFDRGEEEDGPQGGKTPPQHESRPELFSSETRTQSSDRTMDLGLAEDHFSRPVGSFVASDIEQLKLAIEECKRLILELPEHSERQKDTVVKLIHLRLKLQELKDPEEDEPNLRVLLEHRFSKEKSKSVKQTCDKCSTIIWGLIQTWYTCTGCYYRCHSKCMNLITKPCVRSKVSHQSEYELSICPEIGLDRQDYRCAECRTPVSLRGVPSEARQCDYTGQYYCSTCHWNDTAIVPARVIHNWEFEPRKVCRSSMRYLALMMSRPVLKLKEINPLLFNFVEELVEIRKLRQDILLMKPYFITCKEAMEARLLLQLHDRQHFVENDDMYSLQDLIDISSGRLSCSLTEIHTTFAKHIKLDCERCQAKGFVCELCKEGDILFPFDSHTSVCHDCSAVFHRDCYYDNSTTCPRCARMTERKQDEPSDVKDA; translated from the exons ATGGAGTATGATGAGAAACTTGCCATTTTCCGCCAAAGCCGCCTCAACCCCTTTGAtcgtggagaggaagaggatggtcCCCAAGGGGGCAAGACGCCCCCACAGCACG AGTCAAGACCTGAGCTGTTCTCCTCTGAGACCAGAACCCAGAGCTCAGATCGGACCATGGATCTCGGGCTAGCTGAGGACCACTTCTCCAGGCCTGTG GGTTCGTTTGTGGCGTCGGACATCGAACAGCTGAAGCTGGCCATAGAGGAGTGTAAGAGACTGATCTTGGAGCTGCCTGAACACTcggagagacagaaggacacGGTGGTGAAACTGATCCACCTGCGTCTCAAACTGCAGGAGCTTAAG GATCCTGAAGAGGACGAGCCTAATCTGAGAGTCCTATTGGAGCACCGCTTTTCTAAGGAAAAGAGCAAGAGCGTGAAACAGACTTGTGACAAGTGTAGCACTATCATCTGGGGCCTTATCCAGACCTGGTACACCTGCACAG GTTGCTATTACCGTTGCCATAGCAAGTGTATGAACCTGATCACCAAGCCCTGTGTAAGGTCGAAGGTCAGCCACCAGTCGGAGTACGAGCTCAGCATCTGCCCTGAGATAGGACTGGACCGGCAAGACTACCGCTGTGCAGAATGTCGCACACCTGTGTCACTGC GGGGCGTCCCTAGTGAGGCCAGGCAGTGTGACTACACAGGCCAGTATTACTGCAGCACATGCCACTGGAACGACACCGCCATCGTCCCGGCACGGGTCATCCACAACTGGGAGTTTGAACCGCGCAAG GTTTGCCGCTCCTCGATGCGTTACCTGGCCCTGATGATGTCACGACCTGTACTGAAGCTGAAAGAGATCAACCCGCTGCTGTTCAACTTTGTGGAGGAACTTGTGGAGATTAGG AAGCTTCGTCAAGATATCCTGTTGATGAAGCCCTATTTTATTACCTGTAAGGAGGCCATGGAGGCTCGGCTACTACTGcag CTCCATGATCGCCAGCACTTTGTGGAGAACGACGACATGTACTCACTACAGGATCTGATTGACATCTCCAGTGGAAGACTCAGCTGCTCCCTTACAGAGATCCACACCACATTTGCTAAGCACATCAAACTAGACTGTGAG cgttgTCAGGCCAaagggtttgtgtgtgagctgtgTAAGGAGGGAGACATCCTGTTCCCTTTTGACAGCCACACTTCAGTGTGCCACGACTGCTCTGCTGTCTTCCACAG AGATTGTTACTATGACAACTCCACAACTTGTCCGCGATGTGCCCGAATGACGGAGCGCAAGCAAGACGAGCCGTCGGATGTGAAAGATGCTTAA
- the def8 gene encoding differentially expressed in FDCP 8 homolog isoform X1, translating into MEYDEKLAIFRQSRLNPFDRGEEEDGPQGGKTPPQHESRPELFSSETRTQSSDRTMDLGLAEDHFSRPVGSFVASDIEQLKLAIEECKRLILELPEHSERQKDTVVKLIHLRLKLQELKDPEEDEPNLRVLLEHRFSKEKSKSVKQTCDKCSTIIWGLIQTWYTCTGCYYRCHSKCMNLITKPCVRSKVSHQSEYELSICPEIGLDRQDYRCAECRTPVSLRGVPSEARQCDYTGQYYCSTCHWNDTAIVPARVIHNWEFEPRKVCRSSMRYLALMMSRPVLKLKEINPLLFNFVEELVEIRKLRQDILLMKPYFITCKEAMEARLLLQLHDRQHFVENDDMYSLQDLIDISSGRLSCSLTEIHTTFAKHIKLDCERCQAKGFVCELCKEGDILFPFDSHTSVCHDCSAVFHRFVTTNLFIDYVQYHTYLKLKTTHYQNGHSCTVYVTEVVGNCASV; encoded by the exons ATGGAGTATGATGAGAAACTTGCCATTTTCCGCCAAAGCCGCCTCAACCCCTTTGAtcgtggagaggaagaggatggtcCCCAAGGGGGCAAGACGCCCCCACAGCACG AGTCAAGACCTGAGCTGTTCTCCTCTGAGACCAGAACCCAGAGCTCAGATCGGACCATGGATCTCGGGCTAGCTGAGGACCACTTCTCCAGGCCTGTG GGTTCGTTTGTGGCGTCGGACATCGAACAGCTGAAGCTGGCCATAGAGGAGTGTAAGAGACTGATCTTGGAGCTGCCTGAACACTcggagagacagaaggacacGGTGGTGAAACTGATCCACCTGCGTCTCAAACTGCAGGAGCTTAAG GATCCTGAAGAGGACGAGCCTAATCTGAGAGTCCTATTGGAGCACCGCTTTTCTAAGGAAAAGAGCAAGAGCGTGAAACAGACTTGTGACAAGTGTAGCACTATCATCTGGGGCCTTATCCAGACCTGGTACACCTGCACAG GTTGCTATTACCGTTGCCATAGCAAGTGTATGAACCTGATCACCAAGCCCTGTGTAAGGTCGAAGGTCAGCCACCAGTCGGAGTACGAGCTCAGCATCTGCCCTGAGATAGGACTGGACCGGCAAGACTACCGCTGTGCAGAATGTCGCACACCTGTGTCACTGC GGGGCGTCCCTAGTGAGGCCAGGCAGTGTGACTACACAGGCCAGTATTACTGCAGCACATGCCACTGGAACGACACCGCCATCGTCCCGGCACGGGTCATCCACAACTGGGAGTTTGAACCGCGCAAG GTTTGCCGCTCCTCGATGCGTTACCTGGCCCTGATGATGTCACGACCTGTACTGAAGCTGAAAGAGATCAACCCGCTGCTGTTCAACTTTGTGGAGGAACTTGTGGAGATTAGG AAGCTTCGTCAAGATATCCTGTTGATGAAGCCCTATTTTATTACCTGTAAGGAGGCCATGGAGGCTCGGCTACTACTGcag CTCCATGATCGCCAGCACTTTGTGGAGAACGACGACATGTACTCACTACAGGATCTGATTGACATCTCCAGTGGAAGACTCAGCTGCTCCCTTACAGAGATCCACACCACATTTGCTAAGCACATCAAACTAGACTGTGAG cgttgTCAGGCCAaagggtttgtgtgtgagctgtgTAAGGAGGGAGACATCCTGTTCCCTTTTGACAGCCACACTTCAGTGTGCCACGACTGCTCTGCTGTCTTCCACAGGTTTGTCACCACCAACTTATTTATAGATTACGTTCAGTACCACAcatatttaaaattaaaaacaacacattaccAGAATGgacattcttgtacagtatatgtaacaGAAGTTGTTGGCAACTGTGCGTCTGTTTAG
- the LOC139918556 gene encoding mitochondrial inner membrane m-AAA protease component AFG3L1-like produces MMGLLAVSVGPFRSRVRAWGRDFSTISTTFRNTGAKASNTSLIQRKSTVLNQHNFTLARLLSSNKPPRGFEKFFPKSEENPSVNKSAEDVEDENTKEQESQGNGGQDANDEEDRRRRGGKKQESDWWTRFQDDFPLDEKTLRNFGLGAAGMASAFLYFYFRETGMEICWRDFVHHYLGRGLVDHLEVVNKQFVKVIPAHGVKTSEVSYLWFNIGSVNTFERNLEMAQQEMGLDPTRRVPVVYSSESDGTILFSILPTLLLVGFLVFALRRGPMPGGRGGSGRGNPFSMSESKAKIIKGNIDVRFKDVAGCEEAKLEILELVNFLKNPHQYQDLGAKIPKGAVLSGPPGTGKTLLAKATAGEADVPFITVNGSEFQEMFVGVGPARIRDMFSMARKNAPCILFIDEIDAVGRKRGRGNFGDQSEQENTLNQLLVEMDGFNTSTNVVILAGTNRPDILDPALMRPGRFDRHIYIGPPDIKGRASIFKVHLRPLKLDSSIEAEALARKLAALTPGFTGADIANVCNEAALIAARHLNQCVSTKHFEQAVERVIGGLEKKTQVLQLQERTTVAYHEAGHAVVGWFLQHADPLLKVSIIPRGKGLGYAQYLPKEQYLFSQEQLFDRICMMLGGRVAEQVFFCRVTTGAQDDLRKVTQSAYAQVVQFGMSEAVGQVSFDLPQQGDVVTEKPFSEPTAQLIDQEVRSLIDAAYQRTHQLVTDKRELVEKVAKRLLDKEILDKADMLELLGPRPFEEKSSYEEFVEGMGALEEDTSLPEGLKDWNKSRGDEEQPQRQQRKQALYL; encoded by the exons ATGATGGGGCTGCTGGCAGTGAGTGTCGGGCCCTTTCGGAGCCGGGTCCGGGCTTGGGGTAGAGACTTCTCCACCATATCCACAACTTTCCGCAACACTGGTGCTAAAGCGTCG AACACTTCACTAATCCAAAGGAAATCTACAGTATTAAATCAACACAATTTCACACTTGCTCGGTTGCTTAGCTCAAACAAACCACCAAGAG GGTTTGAAAAGTTTTTCCCAAAGAGTGAGGAGAACCCCAGTGTCAACAAATCAGCTGAAGATGTCGAAG ATGAAAACACCAAAGAGCAAGAGTCTCAGGGAAATGGAGGACAAGACGCAAATGATGAAGAGGACAGAAGAAGgcgaggaggaaaaaaacaggaatcaGACTGGTGGACACGTTTTCAG GATGATTTTCCTTTGGATGAAAAAACACTGCGCAATTTCGGACTCGGCGCAGCAGGCATGGCCTCGGCTTTTCTCTACTTCTACTTCCGAGAGACGGGGATGGAAATCTGCTGGAGGGACTTTGTGCATCACTACTTGGGCAGAGGCTTG GTGGATCACCTGGAGGTTGTCAACAAACAATTTGTCAAAGTAATTCCTGCCCATGGAGTGAAAACATCAGAAGTG AGCTACTTATGGTTCAACATTGGTAGCGTGAACACATTTGAGCGTAACTTGGAGATGGCTCAGCAGGAGATGGGTCTGGACCCCACAAGGAGAGTACCTGTGGTCTACAGCAGTGAAAGTGATGG GACAATCCTATTCAGTATTCTCCCAACCCTGCTGCTGGTTGGCTTTCTAGTTTTTGCCCTGCGGCGAGGACCAATGCCAGGAGGCCGTGGAGGCAGTGGGCGGGGAAACCCCTTCAGCATGAGTGAGTCCAAAGCCAAGATAATAAAAGGCAACATCGACGTGCGTTTCAAGGATGTTGCAGGCTGTGAGGAAGCCAAACTGGAGATCTTGGAGTTGGTCAACTTCCTGAAGAACCCTCACCAGTACCAGGACCTGGGAGCCAAGATCCCTAAG GGTGCAGTCTTATCAGGCCCACCTGGAACAGGGAAGACCTTGCTGGCTAAGGCCACTGCAGGAGAGGCTGACGTCCCGTTCATCACTGTCAATGGCTCAGAGTTCCAGGAAATGTTCGTTGGCGTTGGCCCAGCGCGG ATAAGGGATATGTTTTCCATGGCTCGAAAGAACGCCCCCTGCATCCTCTTCATTGACGAGATAGACGCTGTGGGCAGGAAGCGAGGCAGAGGGAACTTTGGTGACCAGAGCGAGCAGGAAAACACGCTCAACCAGCTGCTGGTGGAAATGGATG GGTTCAACACCAGCACCAATGTGGTGATTCTGGCTGGCACCAATCGACCTGATATCCTGGACCCTGCTCTGATGAGGCCCGGGCGCTTTGACCGACATATATACATAG GCCCACCAGATATAAAGGGCAGGGCATCCATCTTTAAGGTGCACTTGAGACCGCTCAAGTTGGACTCCAGCATAGAAGCAGAGGCTTTGGCTAGGAAATTAGCTGCACTAACTCCAGGTTTTACTG GAGCTGATATTGCTAACGTGTGTAATGAGGCGGCTCTGATAGCAGCACGCCACCTCAACCAGTGTGTCAGCACCAAGCACTTTGAGCAGGCAGTCGAGAGGGTTATTGGAG GTCTGGAGAAGAAGACCCAGGTACTGCAACTTCAAGAGAGGACTACTGTGGCGTATCATGAGGCCGGCCATGCTGTGGTCGGCTGGTTCCTGCAACATGCAGACCCCTTACTGAAG GTGTCGATCATTCCCAGAGGGAAGGGTCTGGGCTATGCTCAGTATCTGCCAAAGGAGCAGTACCTGTTCAGCCAGGAGCAGCTGTTTGACAGAATATGCATGATGCTGGGCGGTCGTGTGGCTGAGCAGGTGTTCTTTTGCCGAGTCACCACCGGGGCACAGGACGACCTCAGGAAAGTCACACAGTCCGCCTATGCACAG GTGGTACAGTTTGGAATGAGTGAGGCGGTGGGTCAGGTATCCTTCGACCTCCCGCAGCAGGGTGACGTAGTAACTGAGAAGCCCTTCAGTGAACCCACAGCCCAGCTTATAGACCAGGAGGTCCGCTCGCTCATAGATGCTGCCTACCAACGAACACATCAGCTTGTCACCGACAAGAGAGAGCTGGTGGAGAAG GTGGCAAAGCGTCTTCTAGATAAGGAGATTCTAGACAAAGCTGACATGCTGGAGCTGCTAGGACCTCGTCCCTTTGAAGAGAAGTCGTCATATGAGGAGTTTGTTGAAGGGATGGGAGCGCTGGAGGAGGACACCTCTCTGCCTGAAGGGCTGAAAGACTGGAACAAGAGCAGAGGGGATGAGGAGCAGCCGCAGAGGCAGCAGCGCAAACAGGCGCTCTACCTGTAG
- the mc1r gene encoding melanocyte-stimulating hormone receptor, translating to MDMDLDIFNGSLHDPIMHHMELSFQTMYSGENGTNSTAGEQNSMDCVQIRIPQELFLTLGLISLVENILVVLAIIKNRNLHSPMYYFICCLAVSDMLVSVSNVVETIFMLFNDHGLLEVHPGMLRHLDNVIDVMICSSVVSSLSFLCTIAADRYITIFYALRYHSIMTTQRAVAIIVLVWLASITSSTLFIVYHTDNAVIVCLVTFFCTTLVFTAVLYLHMFILAHVHSRRIMAFHKSRRQATSMKGAITLTILLGVFILCWGPFFLHLILILTCPTSPVCTCFFRNFNLFLILIICNSLIDPLIYAYRSQELRKTLKELVLCSWFFGM from the coding sequence ATGGACATGGACTTGGACATTTTCAACGGGTCCCTGCATGACCCCATCATGCACCACATGGAACTGAGCTTCCAGACCATGTATTCCGGGGAGAACGGGACGAATTCCACAGCTGGGGAGCAAAACTCAATGGACTGCGTGCAGATCCGCATCCCGCAGGAGCTTTTCCTGACGCTGGGGCTGATAAGCCTGGTGGAGAACATCCTGGTGGTGCTGGCCATCATTAAGAACCGCAACCTGCACTCGCCTATGTACTACTTCATCTGCTGCCTGGCCGTCTCCGACATGCTGGTCAGTGTGAGCAATGTGGTGGAAACAATATTCATGCTTTTCAACGACCACGGCCTGCTGGAGGTCCACCCGGGCATGCTGCGCCACCTGGATAACGTCATCGATGTCATGATCTGCAGCTCCGTGGTGTCGTCGCTCTCCTTCCTGTGCACCATCGCGGCGGATCGCTACATCACCATCTTTTACGCGCTGCGTTATCACAGCATCATGACCACGCAGCGCGCCGTGGCCATCATCGTGCTGGTGTGGCTGGCCAGCATCACGTCCAGCACGCTCTTCATCGTTTACCACACCGACAACGCCGTTATCGTCTGCCTCGTCACCTTTTTCTGCACCACCCTTGTATTCACAGCCGTGCTGTACCTGCACATGTTCATCCTGGCGCACGTGCACTCCCGGCGCATCATGGCCTTCCACAAGAGCCGCCGGCAAGCCACCAGCATGAAGGGAGCCATTACCCTCACCATCCTGCTCGGGGTCTTCATCTTATGTTGGGGccctttcttcctccacctcatcCTCATTCTCACGTGCCCCACCAGCCCGGTCTGCACCTGTTTCTTCAGAAACTTCAACCTTTTCCTCATTCTCATCATCTGTAACTCGCTGATCGACCCGCTCATTTACGCCTACCGGAGCCAGGAGCTGCGTAAAACCCTGAAGGAGCTGGTTCTGTGCTCCTGGTTCTTCGGTATGTGA